The genomic DNA TCCAGTTTGAAAAAATTAAAAATATTCCAAGCAATACAAATCCAAAAGAAGTATAAATCGGATTTCGACTGATTGCAAGAGTGCCTGTTGTTATTAAAGGACCTGGCTGTTCTTCATCTATTCCAACTCGAAAACTTCTGCTAAAAGAAATCAGGGTTAAAAGGAAAAATATCAGTCCCAGCAAACACAACACTACGCCAACCCAACTGACAATCTCATTGCTAAATAATGCGGTTCCCAATTGAGGTATGCTAAAAACACTGGAAAACACAATATAAAAAAACAGCAAAACAAATGGTATAATCAGGAAATCCTTTTTATCCATATGGCCAAACTTCATGGCCTTAATACCCATTTTACGCAATTGCAAAACACGAAACAAAACCATTATTATAAGTGTGATCAGCGTTGCTATTGCAAAATATCCCTGGATAATTACCGCCTCTTTCTTCGTCATATATAACTTTTTTGAT from Clostridiaceae bacterium includes the following:
- a CDS encoding isoprenylcysteine carboxylmethyltransferase family protein; the encoded protein is MTKKEAVIIQGYFAIATLITLIIMVLFRVLQLRKMGIKAMKFGHMDKKDFLIIPFVLLFFYIVFSSVFSIPQLGTALFSNEIVSWVGVVLCLLGLIFFLLTLISFSRSFRVGIDEEQPGPLITTGTLAISRNPIYTSFGFVLLGIFLIFSNWILLLYLIAGIWLFNRQVLREEDSLKKIYGEEYIEYCKKVRRYL